A stretch of Oncorhynchus mykiss isolate Arlee chromosome 26, USDA_OmykA_1.1, whole genome shotgun sequence DNA encodes these proteins:
- the LOC110506728 gene encoding nuclear envelope phosphatase-regulatory subunit 1 isoform X3, producing the protein MNSLEQAEDLKAFERRLTEYVSCLQPATGRWRMILIVVSVCTATGAWNWLIDPDTQKVSFFSSLWNHPFFTISCITLIALFFAGIHKRVVAPSIIAARCRTVLAEYNMSCDDTGKLILKPRPHIQ; encoded by the exons ATGAATTCCTTGGAACAGGCCGAAG ATCTAAAAGCTTTTGAGAGAAGATTAACAGAATACGTCTCCTGTTTGCAACCTGCAACTGGGAGGTGGCGAA TGATTCTAATAGTGGTCTCTGTTTGTACTGCAACTGGAGCCTGGAACTGGTTGATAGACCCTGACACACAGAAG GTGTCTTTCTTCTCATCGTTGTGGAACCATCCGTTCTTCACCATCAGCTGCATCACTTTGATCGCTCTGTTCTTTGCTGGAATACACAAACGAGTCGTTGCACCATCAAT TATTGCAGCTCGCTGTCGGACAGTTTTAGCGGAATACAACATGTCCTGCGATGAT ACGGGGAAACTAATTCTTAAACCACGGCCACACATCCAATAA
- the LOC110506728 gene encoding nuclear envelope phosphatase-regulatory subunit 1 isoform X1, which yields MQLCLIYFLKYSIGSKPIKHSAYKGYYLKAFERRLTEYVSCLQPATGRWRMILIVVSVCTATGAWNWLIDPDTQKVSFFSSLWNHPFFTISCITLIALFFAGIHKRVVAPSIIAARCRTVLAEYNMSCDDTGKLILKPRPHIQ from the exons ATGCAGTTGTGCTTAATTTACTTTTTGAAATACTCCATCGGTTCCAAACCAATCAAGCACAGCGCATATAAAGGATATT ATCTAAAAGCTTTTGAGAGAAGATTAACAGAATACGTCTCCTGTTTGCAACCTGCAACTGGGAGGTGGCGAA TGATTCTAATAGTGGTCTCTGTTTGTACTGCAACTGGAGCCTGGAACTGGTTGATAGACCCTGACACACAGAAG GTGTCTTTCTTCTCATCGTTGTGGAACCATCCGTTCTTCACCATCAGCTGCATCACTTTGATCGCTCTGTTCTTTGCTGGAATACACAAACGAGTCGTTGCACCATCAAT TATTGCAGCTCGCTGTCGGACAGTTTTAGCGGAATACAACATGTCCTGCGATGAT ACGGGGAAACTAATTCTTAAACCACGGCCACACATCCAATAA
- the LOC110506728 gene encoding nuclear envelope phosphatase-regulatory subunit 1 isoform X2: MNSLEQAEGSQHDLKAFERRLTEYVSCLQPATGRWRMILIVVSVCTATGAWNWLIDPDTQKVSFFSSLWNHPFFTISCITLIALFFAGIHKRVVAPSIIAARCRTVLAEYNMSCDDTGKLILKPRPHIQ, from the exons ATGAATTCCTTGGAACAGGCCGAAGGTAGTCAACATG ATCTAAAAGCTTTTGAGAGAAGATTAACAGAATACGTCTCCTGTTTGCAACCTGCAACTGGGAGGTGGCGAA TGATTCTAATAGTGGTCTCTGTTTGTACTGCAACTGGAGCCTGGAACTGGTTGATAGACCCTGACACACAGAAG GTGTCTTTCTTCTCATCGTTGTGGAACCATCCGTTCTTCACCATCAGCTGCATCACTTTGATCGCTCTGTTCTTTGCTGGAATACACAAACGAGTCGTTGCACCATCAAT TATTGCAGCTCGCTGTCGGACAGTTTTAGCGGAATACAACATGTCCTGCGATGAT ACGGGGAAACTAATTCTTAAACCACGGCCACACATCCAATAA
- the sdr42e1 gene encoding short-chain dehydrogenase/reductase family 42E member 1, translated as MEKARICTFLITGGSGYFGFRLACSLHKKGAKVILFDMSPPSLEVPEGIVFLKGDIREYAQVEKAVTGMDCVFHIASYGMSGREQLNRKLIEEVNVQGTEHVLRACVEAGVSRLIYTSTFNVVFGGQVIEGGDESLPYLPLHLHPDHYSRTKSVAEMAVMKASGTELKDGTGVLRACALRPAGIYGPGEQRHLPRIVGYIEKGIFRFVYGDPRSLVEFVHVDNLVSAHELAAEALMSEHQHRSAGQAYFISDGRPVNNFEFFRPLVEGLGYSFPKLRLPLSLIYFVAFLTEMIHHLIGPIYNFQPLLTRTEVYKTGVTHYFSMAKAKAELGYEPQEYNLEEVVQWFKSRGHGRKPRGSRLQRLILDGLLLAAVVALALSYLPVVGS; from the exons ATGGAAAAGGCGCGAATATGCACGTTTTTGATTACCGGTGGCAGTGGATACTTTGGTTTCCG CCTTGCCTGCTCACTACATAAAAAGGGAGCTAAAgtcattctgtttgatatgagcCCACCCAGCCTAGAGGTTCCAGAGGGCATTGTGTTCCTAAAGGGAGATATTCGTGAATATGCTCAGGTGGAGAAGGCGGTCACTGGCATGGACTGTGTTTTCCACATCGCCTCCTATGGCATGTCTGGCAGGGAGCAGCTGAACAGGAAGCTGATTGAAGAGGTGAATGTCCAGGGCACAGAGCATGTCCTCAGGGCCTGTGTAGAGGCTGGAGTCTCCAGGCTCATCTACACTAGCACCTTCAACGTAGTGTTCGGAGGCCAAGTCATTGAGGGTGGTGACGAAAGCCTCCCCTACctacctctccatctccaccctgaccactactccagaACCAAGTCGGTAGCTGAGATGGCCGTGATGAAAGCTAGTGGTACAGAGCTGAAAGATGGGACAGGTGTGTTGAGGGCCTGTGCTCTGCGTCCAGCCGGTATATACGGGCCTGGCGAGCAGAGGCACCTGCCCAGGATCGTTGGGTACATAGAGAAGGGGATATTCAGGTTTGTGTATGGAGATCCAAGAAGTTTAGTGGAGTTTGTCCATGTAGACAACCTGGTGTCTGCACACGAACTGGCTGCAGAGGCTCTGATGTCAGAGCACCAGCACCGCTCTGCTGGACAGGCATACTTCATCTCAGATGGAAGACCTGTCAACAACTTTGAGTTCTTCAGACCTCTGGTGGAGGGTTTGGGTTACTCTTTCCCCAAACTAcgtctacccctctctctcatttactTTGTTGCATTCCTCACTGAGATGATTCACCATCTCATCGGCCCAATCTATAACTTCCAGCCTCTGCTCACACGCACAGAGGTGTATAAGACCGGCGTGACTCATTACTTCAGCATGGCGAAGGCCAAGGCCGAGCTGGGTTATGAGCCCCAGGAGTATAACCTGGAGGAAGTTGTGCAGTGGTTCAAGAGTAGAGGTCACGGAAGAAAACCTAGGGGTTCACGTCTCCAGCGACTGATACTAGATGGTCTTCTATTAGCAGCTGTAGTAGCTCTGGCCCTCTCATACCTCCCAGTGGTTGGCAGTTAA